The Acinetobacter calcoaceticus sequence GCCAAGTTTTTCCACGACCTACTCCACCCCACATATAGACACCTTTAGGTGAAGTTTGGCGGCGAAAACGACGGAAAGCCTTTTTAGAGGCTTTATAACGGTTTAAAAGTTCTTTCCATACACGATCTAATTCTTGCACTGCCTGTGCTTGCGCATCATCTGCCATAAACTGGCCTGAAGCTAAAGCCTCAGCATAGCGTTCTGCTGGGGAAGAAGGTGAGAATGCGGTACTATGAGAAGATTTTAAATTTAACATATCGTTTTATTTCAATTTTAACTGATAGGAGTATAGCGAACATTTTGTTCAACCACATTAGCTTTTAGCATCAAGAATTACGACGATGATTCTTTGCCATATTGTCGAGGACTTTGTCCAAACCATCGTTTAAATGCATGATTAAATGCTGCTGGTTCAGAATAACCGAGCAATTCAGCAATAACTTCTATTGAGTATTCCCTATATTCCATAAGCTTTAATGCCTTATTCTTGATAATTTGTTCACGAATTTGCTTATAACTCGTATTTAACTGTTGCAATTGATGCCTTAATGTCCTTTCAGGCATTTTCAATGCAAAAGCAGTTTCCGCCATGCTCGGGATAATTCCTTGCTGTAATTCAAGATAATCTTGCACACATTGTATGATATGTGGAGTTTGGTGATCTTGTTGATTTAATCTTGTTATTTCTGTAATACATTTTGATTCATAAATACGATGTGTAATGATATCCGCTGAAGGGATTTTGATTTCAAGCACATCCTTGCTTAGGCTAAATGCTGCATATTTACCATTAAAGTGCACATCATCGCCGTAATATGCAAAATAGCGAGATAAAGTATCTGAGTTAGTTGGTTTTTCAAATGGAAGTTCTATACGCATAGTGGGCATTTGTAATCCCATCATCGTATAAATATCTTGAATAAATTTATAAGTTCCTGAAACTTCACATTGCGCCCGTAACTGTCCCACTTGCGTTTTCAAATCAACAGGCAAATAACTTAAAATTGTACGCTCATCAGTCTCATATAGACCTAAAGCACCAAATAAATGAGTAAGTCTTTGATATTTTATTCCTTTATTTAATGCAGTTTGAACATCATTACTTGTTACAAGCAACATAAGCAATGGGCCGTAACCTGCTAAAGCATAATGCTGTCCAATAAATAAGCCCTTTTCAGGCTCAACATTTTCACTAATAATTTGTTGAATATCCCATTCTAAGCGATCATGAATTGTGGAACTCGGATCTAAAGCATCAACCTTAATTCCTATACCAGCCAAACGTGAGTCGACATCAATGCCTGCATTGCGCATTCCTTGAATTAAATACATTAAACCAAGTATCGACCGTTTCATTCTTCTATCAAT is a genomic window containing:
- a CDS encoding AraC family transcriptional regulator, which produces MKRSILGLMYLIQGMRNAGIDVDSRLAGIGIKVDALDPSSTIHDRLEWDIQQIISENVEPEKGLFIGQHYALAGYGPLLMLLVTSNDVQTALNKGIKYQRLTHLFGALGLYETDERTILSYLPVDLKTQVGQLRAQCEVSGTYKFIQDIYTMMGLQMPTMRIELPFEKPTNSDTLSRYFAYYGDDVHFNGKYAAFSLSKDVLEIKIPSADIITHRIYESKCITEITRLNQQDHQTPHIIQCVQDYLELQQGIIPSMAETAFALKMPERTLRHQLQQLNTSYKQIREQIIKNKALKLMEYREYSIEVIAELLGYSEPAAFNHAFKRWFGQSPRQYGKESSS